A genomic window from Sulfurospirillum multivorans DSM 12446 includes:
- a CDS encoding transporter substrate-binding domain-containing protein gives MKKLLAALLVMLGINAMADDINLWQKSTLNSIVQKGVLTVGLEPGYMPFEMKDKQGNIIGFDVDMANEMAKAMGVKLQLVPTAWDGIIAGLLTGKYDIIMSGMTITQERNLKINFADPYISVGQTILASKKHAGKKWSDLDKPEYTIVTKIGVTGEIATRKMFKKAKIRTFETEADAAQEVLNGNADGMVYDKPYNAIFFAEKGADKLAHLSDELTYEPLGFAIRKGDPDFLNWLNNFLNQAKNDGTYKKIYDRWFADTAWQKKVM, from the coding sequence ATGAAAAAACTTTTAGCAGCATTACTTGTAATGCTAGGCATTAACGCTATGGCTGATGATATCAACCTATGGCAAAAATCAACCCTCAACAGCATCGTGCAAAAAGGGGTTTTAACGGTAGGCTTGGAGCCTGGTTATATGCCATTTGAGATGAAAGACAAACAAGGAAACATCATCGGTTTTGATGTTGATATGGCGAATGAAATGGCAAAAGCAATGGGTGTCAAACTCCAACTGGTTCCAACCGCATGGGATGGCATTATTGCAGGACTTTTGACAGGCAAATATGACATCATTATGTCGGGTATGACGATTACTCAAGAGAGAAACCTCAAAATCAACTTTGCTGATCCTTACATCAGTGTGGGTCAAACCATTCTTGCTAGCAAAAAACATGCGGGTAAAAAATGGAGTGATTTGGATAAACCAGAATACACCATCGTCACAAAAATCGGTGTAACCGGCGAAATCGCAACACGTAAAATGTTTAAAAAAGCAAAAATCAGAACCTTTGAGACAGAAGCAGATGCTGCACAAGAAGTGCTTAATGGCAATGCAGATGGAATGGTCTATGACAAACCTTACAATGCTATCTTCTTCGCTGAAAAAGGTGCCGATAAATTAGCACACCTAAGTGATGAACTTACCTATGAACCTCTTGGTTTTGCCATTCGTAAAGGCGATCCAGATTTTCTTAACTGGCTCAACAACTTCCTAAATCAAGCAAAAAATGATGGTACGTACAAAAAAATCTATGACAGATGGTTTGCAGATACCGCTTGGCAAAAAAAGGTAATGTAA
- a CDS encoding amino acid ABC transporter permease: protein MAKTKQNLLHNKAFGHFVAVAFYVTFGYLLFTAASNMNYIWKWTSVPQYFAYEKTETITAPLDGVIQVRGSALVIQGRDDSKEVTIDSGYSLSVKEGDSVYENDTLAKKTSMQMGPLLEGLIVTLEISGLAAILAFSIGTLLAFMRISNYQFLKDIATVYIAVIRGTPLLVQIFIFYFIIATIFELERFLAGAISLGLFFGAYIAEVLRGAIQSIDKGQYEAAKSLGMNYTQTMIYIIMPQALKRALPTLVGEMIALVKDSSLVSVISITDLTKVGREIVANTFSPFETWLIIAAVYFAITFLLSVLGHKIEMKMKKQGGM from the coding sequence GTGGCAAAGACAAAACAAAATCTTTTGCATAATAAAGCATTCGGTCACTTTGTGGCCGTTGCTTTTTATGTTACATTTGGCTACTTGCTCTTTACAGCAGCTTCTAACATGAACTACATTTGGAAGTGGACGAGCGTACCACAATACTTTGCCTATGAAAAAACAGAGACTATTACAGCACCGCTTGATGGCGTCATCCAAGTGCGAGGATCTGCACTGGTTATTCAAGGACGTGATGACAGCAAAGAGGTTACCATTGACTCAGGGTACTCTTTGAGTGTCAAAGAGGGTGATAGTGTTTATGAAAATGATACCCTTGCTAAAAAAACATCCATGCAAATGGGACCTTTGCTTGAGGGCTTAATTGTAACACTTGAGATCTCAGGTCTTGCTGCGATCTTAGCCTTTTCGATAGGCACACTGCTTGCCTTTATGCGTATCTCGAATTACCAATTTTTAAAAGATATTGCAACCGTTTACATTGCAGTCATCAGAGGAACGCCTCTTCTGGTTCAAATTTTTATCTTCTATTTTATTATTGCTACAATCTTTGAGCTTGAACGCTTTCTAGCAGGTGCCATATCACTCGGACTCTTCTTTGGAGCTTACATAGCTGAAGTTTTACGAGGTGCGATTCAATCCATCGATAAAGGGCAATATGAAGCTGCAAAATCTTTGGGTATGAACTATACGCAAACGATGATTTATATTATTATGCCTCAAGCACTGAAACGTGCCCTCCCAACCTTAGTAGGAGAGATGATCGCGCTTGTTAAGGACTCTTCACTCGTCTCTGTTATCTCCATAACCGATCTAACCAAAGTAGGCCGCGAGATCGTTGCTAACACCTTTTCACCCTTTGAAACATGGCTTATTATTGCAGCAGTCTATTTTGCAATTACATTTTTACTCTCAGTACTCGGACATAAAATCGAAATGAAAATGAAAAAACAAGGTGGTATGTAA